Below is a genomic region from Miscanthus floridulus cultivar M001 chromosome 1, ASM1932011v1, whole genome shotgun sequence.
TAAACTAATTGGTTGGACCATTGACTGAGCCATATTTTAATAAGAATAAGGCTTTTTCTATAACAAAAACTACATTATCAACTGTtggaggttttttttttttttttttgcttttggcaATTATCAAAATAGCGGAGGAACACAGAAAAAACTGGACCCAAATACCAAGTGGAAAAAAAGGAAACACGAAAACAACATGGAGTGAAAAAAAATACTCGGAAACAACTGAACGTGGAGCAAACAACAAATCGGATAACCGATAACTGAACACaacaaagaaaaggaaaaaacggAAACACCGAACAAGATGACAAATCAACAGAAAAAGGAAACAACCAACGACAAAACGGATAATCGACCACAAcaatgaaaaggaaaaaaaaaaaaaaacagaaacatGGAACACGGAGCAGACGACAAATCAACTTGGAAACAACCGATTGAGGATCAAACCGAGCGGACCAAAAATGTGGAACTGGTAGGCAGAAAAAAATGTGGCAACAAATTGGGTCTTTAATATTagactaggtagcgtgtccgtgtGTTGCTACAGaataactaaatcttttgtattaaaaacacacggatcccacgataaaataacaatgctgttaaattaaatatcgatgtcaaagtgacatttaattcaaaaagcaaaattcatgaaattaacacagtcacaaaGAGCgtgacgtcgcaggctcacaaactctactgtatagatttTTTCATGATACGGTTAAGATAATAGTTTATATCGgcaaaaagaattctacgatattcatttctttcatgcgccaataaatccatgaaatAAGTTccactgcatctccatataattatgtacacacaggttcgagtatatatgcaaataggttcgtgcccgtgcgttgttacgggacagctaaacttttgtattaaaaacacacgaatcgcacgataagataataatactgtaaaaatatatgaccgacgttaaagtgacatttaatccaaaaagctaagttcgtgaaatttacacagtcacagagaaTGTGGCGTcgcggctcacaaactctactgtgtagatctttccgtgatgcggctaagatcgtTTTTATACGGGTAGGAAGAGATttctgatatccatttctttcgtgcgccaataaattcACGAATAAGTTtcaccacatctccataccatcctgtacacgacgctggcaagcgaattagccacaacttatgtaattagttttataattagctcatgtttagtcctccccattgatatctaaaaattcaatgtgacaggagactaaagtttagttctAGGATCAAACACCCCTAACTCTCGACTCCTGCCGGCTGCTCACTTACACCACCATGTctatgtgtctgcacgtatatactttaatgccagaacgtctaagatggtctttattgttTACCCTttaaaaatatcataactttaaggttgtcatttgtgtatgctgtaggattgggatgctttgcactgatccatgagggtgtccatgagagtcaaAAATTTTAATACCATTATGaggtctaagcttaccaatcagacaaagacgaacttgattgttaaaatattttcaacactggcTTTCATATGCTCCCTCGGTCCCAAAATAGAATTTATTCTCGCTTCTcgagaagttaactttttttaacttcgaccaattatatataaaagaatattaatatttataatatataattagtatcattatatagaacattgaatatattttcataataaacttatttagagatataaatgttgcacgtattttttacaaacctagttaaagttgagaaagtttgacctgcacgcatcccataacgacttatattttggggtagaggaagtatatgctaatgggagtaatcaactggaagtggtgatgaacacaacaatactttcatattatatgctaatagGAGAACAAAGAAACACAGAggaatggacctatatactaatggtgggaatattcgtttaggaaattacagaaggttcaccagtctcaccatgtataacatgcacatcttttatttggcaccaccgatgttttcttccatgcatgattattgtttccttctatgcatgtagcctcaggtgatcgatttgtttccttcaaagcagatgGGGATCGCAGGGATGTCAGTTTTTTTTTCTATCGCGCCTTTCATTTTCTCGCTCGCCCGTTGGACAGCGTGGCAGGTGGGATCGATCGCATGGGGTGGTAGACGGACGAACCAAGGCAATTGTCGTACCAAAACGGTgttcacactttgttctttttagttgtaagaGATTATATATCGTATAAAATTTTGAGTTTATTTTGTGGATAATGGTTTTCTATTCATCCCTTTATGAATTTATTTGCTAGAATATGGTTAGTTAATCTTTGTTATCGTTTGGTGAGCAAGAGATGTCTGGCCTCGCTTGATTTGAAAATTCCACGAACTTTTCATTTCACACAAATGCTTAAGTCCAATAATGCACGGCCTGTCTAGAATGAACGAATTTGTATAGAGAATTGTCGGATAGGTAGTTAGTTTGCATAAAAAAATTATCCAAACATTCCGTAGTATTCAAAATGAGCATTTAGCGTTAGAAACAATAGAGCAATTTCTGTACTTtagttttctttatttttttcctcTCAACTGTGGATCTAATTCCGGTCATTTTATGTACTATACTTCTAAGCTCTAGCTTTAGTTTGCTGTTGACTAAGCTCTTGCTTTAGTTGCTATAGAAGCTTTTGCCTGATGCTTGTGGATAAATGTTATTTTAGTTTGCTCTCAGTTTGGTGCCCCAATGTGCATGGACAAatgcttttttttccttcttttgccTAAGGTACTGTGGTATAGTTATAGTTTGTCCTACATTGTTATCGTAACTGAATATTGTTGAGTATATTGATTTTGATTCTACATTCGAACAATGTGAGAAGCAGCAATATGAAAATCTTGGCcatgtaattatttcaaaatgtTGCTTCTATTTTAATTTGTTTCAAAATAATTCTATTGTTTTACTTTTCAATTTGACACATTAGCAATGTGTGGATAAATATGTTATTTTCACAAGTGCTACAATGTCCAGAGCCACCCAAATATTTGATGATTCGTTTGTTTGAGTCTATTACTGAATTGGCCAAACATTGGTTTCATTGGTTCTGAACTTGTCAAAGTTGCAAGTGTCTTTGTGAATGTCCCAAATTAGACAGCTATGTTTTTTGCGGTTTTAGAGACTTTAAGGTCAGAATTTCATACTAATCGTGCTTGCTTgtaagttgttcctaatgacctTTCCATTCTCTTGTTCGGATGTTCCTCCTACTTGGTGTTTTTCTAGCCACAAATGACGCCAGGACTCTAATTTCTATATGTTAACTTTTTGCGGTATTTTTCAAGCATGTTGTTGTTGTCATGTGGTTAGTAGTTAGCGGCCTAGTTTGCTCATTTTTTAATTTATAGATAGGTGGTAGAACATGTACATAATCTAGCAGTTGTGTACGAAGTGACATGAAAAGCTGTTGGCTATAAGTAGAGTCTAGTATTTTGTTGCCGTGGAACACTACATCATGATGACAGTTCCGTTGGTCcatttttttttttctcttcattATGAAGAGTTTGCTTCTGTTACATATGGAAAAATGACACGTACTCACGTTGTACCATTTTGTTTCATTAGATGAGGCTTAAAGGAAGAAGTGAAGGATTTGCTACTTGATGCTTGCTGATAGCTATAATAATTTGACAAGCTAATGCCAATGTTCATTTGGGAAGCACATGAAGCTCAAAAGAGATATTGCCTTATAAttttcgccctgttcgtttgggcttgtttggctgataagccatggctgaaagtaccattgattgatttgatgtgagagaaaaatattgttcgttggctgaaaaagtatggtttataagccaaacaagcccaaacgaacaggggcGTTCATTCATGGATAATGTATTCTAAGAAGTGTATTGTTCATAAATTTGATCACTTTTATTGAGATTTTGAACCATTTATTGATATTTTGATTTGTAAAAGAATGGAAATAGTCTTTTCTCTTACCTGAGAATTTTGATTACTTTAGAATTTGTCTTAGAAAAGGTTTGATAATTCATAAATAAAGTGTCATAAGCTTTTTGTGTTGTCCTTGTTGTGTTCGATACTAGCATCGAACACACAATGTCTTTGTTGTCCTGGATTGAACCAAACAAGTAGCGTTTTTAATTCCCTTGTAATAGTTAGCGCTGGCAGCTAATCGCATTACCATCCCCTCAAAAAAGCTAATCGCATTACCATTCCCGCACCCACCTTTGAACTAAACAGTAgcctaataataatataaataacaCAACAAATGACCTAtcatcaaaataaaaaagaaacacAAGAACAGGAGGTTGGTTACATAGAGGAAGGACCAGAGGCGAAGCGAAGGAAACGCAGCACGAAAGGGGGGTGGGCTGTCCGGACGCGAAAGCCACACACCGCCAGGAAATTCTTCCCCAGGGGAACGGCCACAGCACAGCACAGGTCACAGGAGGGCGAGAGCTCCCGGCCGAAATTCCCCAACCCCTTCCGCACCGCGCACCGCGTCCGCGTCCCTCGTGCGCCTGTCCACCCCCTGcccccaccaccgccaccaccgaccaCCGTCTCCGCCGCCCCAACGCCGCGGCCGACCAGCGCCATGCGCATCCGTCGCTACGCCGCGcgcctcctctcctccacctcccccggctccgccaccaccgccgccccctcctcgccgccgcccccgcccgccGCGCCCTGGCTCCACACCGACGACGACGACTGCTGCGCCTTCTGCGAGCTCAGCCGCCCCGCCCCGCAGGTAACTCGATCCCCTTCTCCTCCCCCCTCCTCTATCGCTGCATTATTCGCCCGCGTCGCCATGGAGGGGAGCGCTTTTACTTCGTTTGGGGCGGGGGGTGTAACAGTGGGGGTGTGCCCTGGAATCGCAGGAGGGCCAGGACGCCATCAAGCTCAAAGGGCACATTGCCGGCCGGGTGCCGGAATCCGATGTCAGGGCCGACGAGCGCGTCGGCTTGCCCCAGCGACCGCCTGCTCCCGAAGGTTCGCACTGTATTTCCGTTCAAAATATCATTTGCGTTTGCACCGTGGTAAATGCTAATGCAATAACTTACTGTTCCTTTTGGTGTTATATGGACGATTTCAGTTAAGAAATGCAAGATTGATCATGTACCTCCTGTGAATAAAGCTCCTGTGGGACTGCGAGTTTTTAAACGTGCTTCTGAGGTTAAACCGGAAGGTGCTACTCCTGTTAGTGAAGCTGCTGCTGGTCCTGCAGCTAAAGCCGGTGCTTTTGTTGTCAATGATGCTGCTATTGAGCAGGGAGTTAAATTTAGAGCTTCTCTTCCGGGTGGTGACTCCAAGCTGGAGGTTACAGCGGAGAATTCTCTTGTGAATGGGTCGACCACTGAATTAGGAGTTTTCAAGGGCGCGTCCCTCGCTAATGAATCGGCCGATGTGCCAGGGGTTACAAGCACTATGCCAGAAGTTACAGGCAAACCTGTTACTGATCCAGGGGTTATAACCACCGTGGCGGAAGTTAGTGATACAGGTTCTTTCGTGCATGAAACTACTGAACTGGAATCTGCAGGCAAAGATTATATTGCTAGTGAAGTTGCTGCTGAACCGGAAGATGCTGGCAGAGCTTCTTGCAATGTAGATGATACTGCTGCTTTAGATGAGCCACAGCCGCCTAGTTGTGATCCGAACATAGGCAATGTGCAGGTTGGAAATGCTATAGACACTGTTGCTAGTACAGTGCAGCCTTCTCGATGTGATGCTTCAGAAGACGGTGGTTCTGTGAATTCCACAACCAATGGTCCTGTTAGAGCCAGAGGACCAACCGTTAAGGCAGAAGTATCAAAGGATAAATCTGTTGCACCCAGTGTTTTACGTGTATTAGACGCAGTGACTAGAAGCATTGGTAAATCAGGGAGAACAGATGTTATTTGTTATGCTAGGCGGACAGGTAAGAGGAAGCTGGAGCTGCTGGAGGTAAAGAAGGAAAATATTGACTTGGAAGATGGTGTTATATGCGAGAAAGAGGAGACACTGGTGAGAAGTGATCGTTGTGAAAGTGTCTTGTCAACAGCTGGGTCCATAGATGTTAAACTTGCTGACATAAAGAAAGACCTTATGGATAATTCAGCTGCAAGCAAGGttaaaaagatgaagacaaataAATTTGAATGTAATATTGATTACTGCCACATGGCGTTCAAGACAAAAGCTGAGCTTGCTGTCCACAAGAAGAACATGTGCACGGTCAATTCATGCAACAAACATTTCAGATCCCACAGGTACCTGAGGCGCCACCAGAGTGCACACAACGATGATATGCCTTACAAGTGCCCATGGGATGGTTGTAATATGGCTTTCAAGTGGTCATGGGATCGGGCTGAGCATTTCAAGGTCCATGCTGGGGTCAAGCCTTACAAATGCACGACGCCTGGGtgcagcaaaatatttaagtttGTTTCAGATTTCACCCGGCATAGGAGGAGGTGCAAACCTCAGAGGTAAAAGCTTGCTTGATACTATAGAATTAGGATAGTAGTGAAGTTTGTGCTTGCTACTGtagatgttttttttttatttgctaGGAGATCCATCGCCCAACTGTTCTGACAACTTATAGTGGGATTATCTGTTTCTTTGTTGAGGAAAATGCTAAAATCTTTAGCTTAGAAACTTGAGTTTCTCAAAATATCAATGTACATTTGCGGAAGGTAGTTGTGCGCTGGTTATGATCAGCGCTGTATCGAATCTGAGACTTAGAGCTGTAAATGGGAAgctattattttttatttcttttattttttttcagcATAGTATTCCATACTTATTTATCTACTTGGATTAACATGATTGCACCCGAGTACAACATAAGGTTAGTCTATTTTGATTACTCAACCGCTTTATATAAAAATGATTTCTGTTACATTCATCTCATCATCTTTATACTCTCAAGGGTAGCAATCTCATATTTTTAAATAATTTGTGATGTTGTTtggggcaggcctggtgcagtggtgacagttgtctcactgagtcaccaggtcgtgggttcgaagcagcctctccgcatattttgcgggggaaggcttgcctcggtttttcccttccctagaccccactcatgtgggagcctccggcgcTGGGTCTGCCCCTTTTTGTTTGCAACTTTATATCGCGTGGTTGTACAAAGGAAGATAAATCACAATCCGTTGCTTCTGGGTGCCTGGTGAACTTCACAGCTGTTCAATCATTAACTAATGTGCTGTGTCCATTGTCGTGACAAGCTTGTTAATTGTTTCTGCTGTGCTTTCCAAGAAGAATGACATTGTCAATTTGGAAGTTACAGAAGATACTAAAATGTGAACTCTTATGCTTTGAATTTTACCTGATGTGCATTCTGGCATGGATTTGCCTAGGTTCTTAATACCTGAATTACTACCAAGCCAGTGAATGTGTTCCTTGACAGGGAAACAAGTACTAGCTCTCAAATATAAATATTGTAGTGTTATGAATGGAATAGTTAGGAGCATGCTATATGATTTTAATGACTAATCTTGTTTTCGTAGATAGATTATTTGTAACAGTTCAGTGCATTGTTAGATTTGCACTAGATTGCAAAAGCAAAACCAAAGTTGAGCCTTAGCAGTACATAAGCACCTTCTGTAACTGTTCTCCTTTTCCAAGGAAGAAACATTTATTAATCTTTTCCTCCACAAAAAATGTCTGTCAAACGAAAGAAAGAGCTGAGACTTCTGGACTCTGGGGTCCTATGGTCTATCTGGATGCTGTATATTGACATTTCCTGCATGTTAGTTGCAATCTGCTCTTGCCTGTTCTCCATTTGACTTCTTATACATAATTCATTTGGCTATTTGTTAAACACATCACAAGTAAACATAGACTGTTTTTTCATAAGTAGCGGTATTTGGTTAAAATGACCTCTTGCCTTCAAATCCTGATGGCCCTAGTTAATTTCATGATTGAAGTGAATCCATAGCAGTTCAGATGTACTAGTGATCAGCTTATACCAGATAGTCGCTGAACTCATAATTTTGGGCCACACAATGACGTGTCACGGTATATCCTACTTTTAAGATGGCACAGTTAATTTTCAAGTATGGAGACAAGTATGGAGAACTGGAGATGGTTGAGGAGGGTACATGTTTTGCCTTGATTGAGTTTTCGATGAGAAGTGCAAGTTTGTTTTTCGTTGCCATCCTACCAGACGTATATCCTTGACGACGTTTGCTGCAAAGTGACGACTTGACGAGCTATTTGGGATCTGCATTCAATCTTTTTTGCTACCTATCTTCTGTGATGCTTCAGGATTTGCTACCTGCTCTGCATATATACTTGAACCTGGTGCTGTAGCTGGATACTGCAGTACTATTTCAGGAGCCGTTTCATTGCAATTGAATTTTGGTCCAATCTTTCGGTGATGGTTGGGTGAATGTTTGTCGAAACTTCCTTGTTTATGTAAAGCGATGACCGTGTTGAGTATGTAATAATCTGCGGTTATGATATTATTACCATGCGTCTTTTAGGGTGAAGAATCCTGTCCCGTAAAACCGTACGGCTGCGGGCTTCCTCTCAAATCCAGTCATTTTTGTCTCTGTCCTTCCGTGAGATGCAGTTTTGGCTCTTGTACGGCTGGGAGGAAGAGAGCCGTAACATCCTGCACGCGGCTGGCTGCC
It encodes:
- the LOC136552880 gene encoding uncharacterized protein; translated protein: MRIRRYAARLLSSTSPGSATTAAPSSPPPPPAAPWLHTDDDDCCAFCELSRPAPQEGQDAIKLKGHIAGRVPESDVRADERVGLPQRPPAPEVKKCKIDHVPPVNKAPVGLRVFKRASEVKPEGATPVSEAAAGPAAKAGAFVVNDAAIEQGVKFRASLPGGDSKLEVTAENSLVNGSTTELGVFKGASLANESADVPGVTSTMPEVTGKPVTDPGVITTVAEVSDTGSFVHETTELESAGKDYIASEVAAEPEDAGRASCNVDDTAALDEPQPPSCDPNIGNVQVGNAIDTVASTVQPSRCDASEDGGSVNSTTNGPVRARGPTVKAEVSKDKSVAPSVLRVLDAVTRSIGKSGRTDVICYARRTGKRKLELLEVKKENIDLEDGVICEKEETLVRSDRCESVLSTAGSIDVKLADIKKDLMDNSAASKVKKMKTNKFECNIDYCHMAFKTKAELAVHKKNMCTVNSCNKHFRSHRYLRRHQSAHNDDMPYKCPWDGCNMAFKWSWDRAEHFKVHAGVKPYKCTTPGCSKIFKFVSDFTRHRRRCKPQR